CTGTACCCGGTAAAACGTTCTTTCACTGATCTTATCGTCAAATATGTGGTGCTGGGGACTGATCACAAAGAACAAAACCAGActggaaataataataaagtctGCGCTAACTTTCACACCAAAGGACAATTAAAGGAAAGAATAAGAGAATGGGAATCGTTGAAGCAGCTCACAACGTGAAGACGTTGGGGTTGGGCGAGCGAAACATAGTGCTTGCCCATGGCTTCGGCACCGACCAGTCTGTGTGGAAACACCTTATTCCTCACCTCCTTGATGACATTAACAATCGGGTCATTTTGTACGATAACATGGGCGCCGGTACCACCAACCCTGACTACTTCGATTTCCAACGCTACTCCACCCTCGAGGGCTATGCCTATGACTTGCTTGCCATTCTAGAAGAACTACAGATCGATTCCTGCATCTTTGTTGGCCATTCTGTCTCGGCCATGATCGGTGCCATCGCCTCCATCTCTCGCCCCGATCTCTTCTCTAAGATGATCATGGTCGGCGCCTCCCCGAGGTTCGTAGCATGGAACTCGATCGGTACTTACCTACAGAAATAGCCGTTGTCTACTAATTTAAAGATGATAATTAAACACGGAAAGTTTTTGTAGTAATTACCCTAATCAGAATATTTTAGAAGCGgtcttttttttgtccaattaaGTAACGGGTTTGACCATCTCAATCACTCAGATTTCagtgaattattaattatgttatttgtatGCGACTTGGCTTCTTTGattacattttttaatgtttctcaGGTACTTGAATGATGTGGATTACTATGGAGGGTTCGAGCAGGAGGATCTAGACCAGCTATTTGAAGCGATGGGGTCAAACTACAAGGCATGGTGTTCAGGGTTCGCGCCGCTCGCCGTGGGCGGGACATGGAGTCGGTGGCGGTCCAAGAATTCAGCCGGACCCTGTTCAACATGAGGCCAGACATAGCCCTGAGCGTGGCGCAGATCATATTCCAAAGCGACATGAGACAAATGCTAGGCCTGATCACTGTGCCTTGTCACATACTACAGAGCATGAAGGACTTGGCAGTGCCGGTGGTGGTGTCGGAATACTTGCATCAGAACCTTGGCGGTGGATCAATCGTGGAAGTCATGCCATCGGACGGTCATCTTCCCCAATTGAGCTCTCCAGATGTCGTAATTCCAGTACTTCTCAGGCATATTGGTATGGATATTAATGTATGATGtaattttttgtgtttgctTAATTTTGTTATTAGTTTGCGTTAAAATTTCAATCGCACGAAAATGGGCTGCGATTTAACGTGTCTGGGCTGGTGGGGTTGAAGGTTCAACTACCATCGTGGCTTTCACGTGATTCAACACTGGTCTCCTATGGCTATCTCCCGAGATTTCCGCATACTTTacgtttcttttgttttccattCTATTATGTAGTTCATAATGAAAGCCATTTGGGTGTGtttgattctttttaaagaatttacACGAAAGTTGCAGgaacttatataaattattttcttatttatagttTAGAGTTTCTAGTTAGAGAGAGATTGCAGggggaaaatgaaagaaagaattcTCGTTGGCTTAGTTATGATACCTGTACAAAATGTGTTTTATGATACAAATTACTAAGTAATAAAACTGGACGGTCTAACTAAATACAACATAAAGGAATTCTTTATAGGAGTTATAACTGTTATGTACAGCTAAGCAAATTATAAGTATTATGGACAATAATAATGGTTGGGCCATTGGGCCAAGAGTCCAGGAAGACTAAGGACCAGTTGCCCTTTAAGTGGCCCAAGAAACCGTCCTCACCGACACAAAGGGAAAGGTAGGAACTACGAACTAAATGTCCAAGAAACCGTTACGGTGTGTGGCTGATGA
Above is a genomic segment from Juglans microcarpa x Juglans regia isolate MS1-56 chromosome 1D, Jm3101_v1.0, whole genome shotgun sequence containing:
- the LOC121236608 gene encoding LOW QUALITY PROTEIN: probable esterase D14L (The sequence of the model RefSeq protein was modified relative to this genomic sequence to represent the inferred CDS: inserted 1 base in 1 codon); this translates as MGIVEAAHNVKTLGLGERNIVLAHGFGTDQSVWKHLIPHLLDDINNRVILYDNMGAGTTNPDYFDFQRYSTLEGYAYDLLAILEELQIDSCIFVGHSVSAMIGAIASISRPDLFSKMIMVGASPRYLNDVDYYGGFEQEDLDQLFEAMGSNYKAWCSGFAPLAVGXDMESVAVQEFSRTLFNMRPDIALSVAQIIFQSDMRQMLGLITVPCHILQSMKDLAVPVVVSEYLHQNLGGGSIVEVMPSDGHLPQLSSPDVVIPVLLRHIGMDINV